From a single Sulfolobus sp. E5-1-F genomic region:
- a CDS encoding NAD(P)/FAD-dependent oxidoreductase: MKCEYLIIGSGIAGYNALKELLQIKPDSKIIMVTSDRYYPYDRPPLSKDYLKGKLEKDMLFFESDDFYKRDNLEVILGKSVERIDVNSKEAILNDGSVISFVKALITTGGRPRRLNIPGSDNALYLRTLDDADKIRESASKSRSALIIGAGFIGVEVASSLTTLGVKTTVVEVMPYIWNTFVDEKVSRVIQKYLESKGINFILNDSVREIQGKNAITSSGKKIEADMLLIAVGISPNVELAQRSGIQVDNGIVVNEYLETSAKDIYAAGDVANIFDPREGRRKRIEHWNNAEYTGKLAARNMAGSKEAYNFISSIWSDIFDLHIESAGETRNYDEYVIRGKFESQKPRFSVIYLKGGTIKGYLTINRNVKEIVALNKLIQKQIEISSKKDKLVDESFDLQRLLV, from the coding sequence ATGAAATGTGAGTACTTGATAATTGGGAGTGGGATCGCGGGATACAACGCATTAAAGGAACTACTCCAAATAAAACCGGACTCAAAGATAATCATGGTAACATCAGACAGATACTACCCATACGATAGACCACCACTATCAAAGGATTATCTTAAAGGAAAATTGGAAAAAGATATGTTGTTTTTTGAGTCTGATGATTTTTATAAGAGGGATAATTTGGAGGTGATATTGGGTAAGAGTGTTGAAAGGATTGATGTTAACTCAAAGGAGGCAATATTAAATGATGGTAGTGTAATATCGTTTGTTAAGGCATTAATAACTACTGGTGGTAGGCCGAGAAGGCTTAACATTCCGGGAAGTGATAACGCGTTGTATTTGAGAACGTTAGATGACGCTGATAAGATAAGGGAATCTGCGAGTAAGAGTAGGAGTGCTTTGATAATTGGTGCTGGTTTCATAGGTGTTGAAGTTGCCTCTAGTCTAACTACACTTGGCGTAAAGACTACAGTCGTGGAAGTAATGCCATACATATGGAACACGTTCGTGGATGAGAAAGTATCAAGGGTTATACAAAAATACTTGGAGAGTAAGGGAATAAACTTCATATTAAACGATTCAGTGAGGGAGATTCAAGGGAAGAACGCTATAACATCAAGTGGTAAAAAAATTGAGGCGGATATGCTCTTGATCGCGGTGGGAATTTCACCAAACGTTGAACTGGCACAAAGGAGTGGTATACAAGTCGATAATGGTATAGTCGTAAACGAGTACTTGGAAACTAGCGCTAAGGACATTTACGCAGCTGGGGACGTTGCGAACATATTCGATCCAAGGGAGGGTAGGAGGAAGAGGATAGAGCATTGGAATAATGCTGAGTATACTGGAAAGTTGGCAGCTAGAAATATGGCTGGAAGTAAGGAGGCTTACAATTTCATATCGTCAATATGGTCAGACATATTCGATTTACATATAGAATCAGCTGGAGAGACGAGAAATTACGATGAGTACGTAATAAGAGGAAAGTTTGAGTCGCAAAAACCAAGATTCAGTGTAATATACTTAAAAGGAGGTACTATAAAGGGTTACCTAACAATAAATAGGAACGTTAAAGAAATAGTAGCCCTTAATAAATTAATACAAAAGCAAATAGAGATCTCAAGCAAAAAAGACAAGTTGGTAGATGAAAGTTTTGATCTTCAGAGGTTATTAGTATAA
- a CDS encoding Rieske 2Fe-2S domain-containing protein, translated as MSYPGEFRKLLTLDDIYEGEAKLVEVNRYEILVVNIKGEIKAYYARCAHALGLIEPNSFDGEEKIICPVHLWEYNARTGESINPVGSSLFPLDVRVEGNDIFVKVPSVPISEFKVKWFGMYRQRGVINEFGVNS; from the coding sequence ATGAGTTATCCAGGAGAATTCCGTAAATTACTAACACTAGACGACATTTATGAAGGAGAGGCTAAGCTAGTAGAGGTTAATAGATATGAAATTCTAGTAGTAAATATAAAGGGAGAAATTAAGGCATATTATGCGAGATGTGCCCATGCATTAGGTTTAATAGAGCCAAACTCTTTCGATGGTGAGGAGAAAATAATATGCCCAGTACATCTATGGGAGTATAACGCGAGGACGGGTGAAAGTATAAACCCAGTTGGTAGTTCCCTCTTTCCATTAGATGTGAGAGTTGAAGGTAATGATATTTTTGTTAAAGTTCCATCTGTTCCCATATCCGAATTCAAGGTTAAATGGTTTGGTATGTATAGGCAAAGGGGTGTGATAAATGAGTTTGGAGTTAACTCTTGA
- a CDS encoding VOC family protein: protein MVNKLLSQLASVEILTPKINDTLWFFKDILGLHEVGRKDRSVYLRGWQDWYTYSLKVTESDTAGVREIVWRTYSEKDLIDAINIVNSNGLGLGWDQGEPDMGIGKGYKFVLPSGQIGKLVWEMKVWRESGELRSGYKARPMKKPTKGVQAKDLSHIFIFAYSDEALSKTVELLKKLTFKVNEILKEGDKKVAYWMAVNGTAHDLAVGLDPSGVPARLNHVTFNVDYADDILRAADFYTDYGLEIVGGPLRHGITDSHSLYVKEPGGNVIELLHGGYLNVVPDWEPVVWDTKEDENRWLYYWGHVKEAFWHGSPIPANKVSDELKEIVRQKLGAKI, encoded by the coding sequence ATGGTAAATAAGTTACTTTCTCAGCTAGCTAGCGTAGAAATTCTAACGCCTAAAATCAATGATACATTATGGTTTTTCAAGGACATTTTGGGATTGCACGAAGTAGGAAGGAAAGATAGGTCAGTGTACTTAAGAGGATGGCAAGATTGGTACACGTATAGTTTGAAGGTTACTGAATCTGATACCGCTGGAGTTAGGGAGATCGTATGGAGGACTTATAGTGAAAAAGATCTAATTGATGCTATAAATATAGTAAACTCTAATGGATTAGGATTGGGATGGGATCAAGGAGAGCCAGATATGGGAATAGGGAAAGGTTACAAATTTGTCTTACCCAGTGGTCAAATTGGTAAGCTCGTATGGGAAATGAAAGTATGGCGAGAGTCAGGTGAACTTAGATCTGGCTATAAAGCTAGGCCTATGAAAAAACCTACAAAAGGAGTTCAGGCTAAGGATTTGTCTCACATATTTATTTTCGCTTATAGTGACGAAGCTCTTTCTAAGACTGTAGAATTATTAAAGAAGCTTACATTTAAAGTAAATGAAATATTGAAGGAAGGTGATAAAAAGGTTGCATATTGGATGGCAGTTAATGGAACAGCACATGACTTAGCGGTTGGTCTAGATCCTTCTGGAGTTCCAGCAAGATTAAACCATGTTACATTTAATGTGGATTATGCAGACGACATACTTAGAGCTGCGGATTTTTACACTGATTACGGATTGGAAATTGTAGGAGGTCCTTTAAGGCATGGTATAACTGATAGCCACTCTCTCTATGTAAAGGAGCCGGGCGGAAACGTAATTGAATTATTACATGGTGGCTATCTTAATGTTGTACCAGATTGGGAGCCCGTAGTGTGGGATACTAAGGAGGATGAAAACAGATGGTTATATTATTGGGGACATGTTAAAGAAGCGTTCTGGCATGGTAGCCCTATACCTGCAAATAAAGTTAGTGACGAGTTAAAAGAGATAGTTAGGCAGAAATTGGGTGCAAAAATCTAA
- a CDS encoding GlcG/HbpS family heme-binding protein, whose product MNLLNKLGISDELADILISEAVKKAKELGVNVSIAIVDEGGELKAFKRMDGAPILTIQIAIDKAWTAVSFGIPTHEWYNMLKDNPPLAMGFPKIPRLIIFGGGFPIIYKGQVIGGIGVSGGSAEQDMEIARSALKKVES is encoded by the coding sequence ATGAATTTGCTAAATAAGTTAGGTATATCGGACGAATTGGCAGATATATTGATAAGTGAGGCAGTAAAGAAGGCTAAAGAGTTAGGAGTAAACGTTTCAATAGCAATAGTAGATGAAGGAGGAGAGTTGAAAGCTTTTAAGAGGATGGACGGTGCACCAATCTTAACCATACAAATAGCCATAGATAAAGCGTGGACTGCTGTAAGTTTTGGTATACCAACACATGAGTGGTATAATATGCTTAAAGATAATCCCCCACTGGCGATGGGATTTCCTAAAATACCTAGGTTAATAATCTTTGGTGGAGGATTTCCTATAATCTATAAAGGGCAAGTAATAGGAGGAATAGGAGTATCTGGTGGGTCTGCTGAACAAGATATGGAAATTGCCAGGAGCGCACTTAAAAAAGTAGAGTCATAA
- a CDS encoding metal-sulfur cluster assembly factor, producing MKDRIVEILRQIYDPEIPINIYDLGLVREIKIEGKKIFVRLIFTANKGCTLADLVAVQVKYKLMKVFPDYNVEVKSDFNEEWNIGYATDSGRLMLEEIYGKDAVELLVNKAKIEELVSVNKVRLENFDPREYMRKAVDERYKKFKEWYEKHKIFTSNSI from the coding sequence ATGAAGGATAGAATTGTGGAAATTCTAAGACAAATTTACGATCCAGAGATTCCAATAAATATATATGACTTAGGGTTAGTAAGAGAGATAAAAATTGAAGGTAAAAAAATTTTTGTTAGACTAATTTTCACTGCAAACAAGGGATGTACGTTAGCTGATCTTGTAGCGGTACAGGTTAAGTATAAACTAATGAAAGTATTTCCAGACTATAACGTGGAGGTAAAGAGTGATTTCAACGAAGAATGGAATATAGGGTATGCGACAGATTCAGGAAGGCTAATGTTAGAGGAAATATATGGGAAGGATGCAGTGGAATTATTAGTTAATAAGGCAAAAATAGAAGAGTTAGTGTCGGTCAATAAAGTCAGATTGGAGAATTTCGATCCACGTGAGTATATGAGAAAAGCAGTGGATGAGAGATATAAAAAATTTAAGGAATGGTACGAAAAACATAAGATATTCACGTCTAATTCTATCTAA
- a CDS encoding GH12 family glycosyl hydrolase domain-containing protein, translating into MDKKTFVIPIMISILIIIASSFIYFEKIPQTSTSVTQSLTSSTLCSSSFSTSQTSTLISSSPQTSSTSTQSPLVNLFPTLASGFTLIGSYLSQSRYGMALLNSNGTSLYASPFLWNIKSAQGQVAMTFNPYLNVHVNMSNIKKITPSISVDGYPGLMYGQELWFPFAGKTNVSPYLSLPMIVSNLPNFMSILNFTVYDNVGTIDDFSYDIWLSQNPNITYLQYGDFEVMIWMNWQENITKGDPYIVSVGSLQIPTLVNGTIENLTWSVYVLPRTGSANGWTSIYFLSPRHLEGQIGIPIAYVLKNMGSYLEKAGVSIYNPNTYYLDAIQVGMEFNDTNGVANLGYNLYSWYIMINT; encoded by the coding sequence ATGGATAAAAAAACATTTGTTATACCTATAATGATAAGTATACTAATTATAATAGCTTCTTCGTTCATCTATTTTGAGAAAATTCCGCAAACTTCTACATCAGTTACCCAAAGTTTGACGTCTTCTACTTTGTGCTCATCTTCATTCTCTACTTCTCAAACTTCTACATTAATCTCTTCTTCTCCGCAAACTTCATCAACTTCTACTCAAAGCCCTTTAGTTAACCTATTTCCCACTTTAGCATCTGGGTTCACGTTGATTGGAAGCTACTTAAGTCAGAGCAGATATGGGATGGCCTTGCTAAATAGTAATGGAACTAGCTTATATGCTTCACCATTTTTATGGAATATTAAATCTGCTCAAGGCCAAGTTGCAATGACTTTCAATCCCTATCTCAACGTTCATGTTAACATGTCTAACATAAAGAAGATAACTCCATCCATATCTGTTGATGGATACCCAGGTTTAATGTATGGTCAAGAGTTATGGTTTCCATTTGCAGGGAAAACTAATGTAAGTCCTTATTTATCTCTTCCAATGATAGTCTCAAACTTGCCAAATTTCATGTCCATTCTCAATTTCACTGTGTATGATAACGTAGGAACTATTGATGATTTTTCATATGACATTTGGCTTTCTCAAAACCCGAATATAACATATTTACAGTATGGAGATTTCGAAGTGATGATATGGATGAATTGGCAAGAGAATATAACTAAGGGAGATCCTTACATAGTCAGTGTAGGCTCATTACAAATTCCTACATTAGTAAATGGTACAATAGAGAATTTGACGTGGTCAGTTTATGTTTTGCCTAGAACTGGATCAGCAAATGGTTGGACATCAATTTACTTCCTATCTCCCAGACATCTAGAAGGCCAAATAGGAATACCAATAGCGTATGTTTTGAAGAATATGGGATCCTATCTAGAAAAGGCTGGAGTTTCGATATATAACCCCAACACATATTATTTGGATGCGATACAAGTTGGAATGGAGTTTAATGATACTAATGGCGTCGCTAACCTAGGATATAATTTATATTCATGGTATATAATGATAAATACTTAA
- a CDS encoding thiamine pyrophosphate-binding protein, which translates to MNGSSLLFSLLKEYDVKHIFGLPGESSISLYDQLKEGDIQHILTRDERNAVYMADAYAKLTYKPGVVEGPSVGSVYMLPGVAEAYKSSTPLIILTTDTPLYGEKENYLTALDQTSLFRPITKDTITVYKIEELPHAIRRAYRLSTSGKPGPVHVRIPGDVLEGTLEDNVELKAQKEFSRYPSQRPLADREMIKKAVDLILKSESPVIICGQGTLYSMAWDEVIEFAELLGIPVGTTITGKGCIPETHPLSIGVVGGRGGMSFSNSVVEKSDLVILIGSNTDSANTYNWTIPSRDKTIIHIDISETEAGNNYDSINLIGDAKATLREIISEIKGSEKGISKKNITLDRSVFEGRLSEEKREVVNPLRFIKELWNLSPEDAIIIADPGVGAIYAAAFYKAKRAGRYFIFNYGLGGLGYSIPASVGAYFAKPNSLIISLSGDGSFGFSVGELETIRRVNANVAIILFNNGGYGWIRAEMRARGKDIVGTDFSSPDYVKIAEGYGLSAYRITNDDEISDTLKRAIKNTPSLVEVIVEPEDKFIPPVMPWSKRFL; encoded by the coding sequence ATGAATGGTTCAAGTCTTCTCTTTTCCCTTTTAAAGGAGTATGATGTTAAGCATATATTTGGTTTACCGGGTGAATCATCAATATCATTATATGATCAACTTAAAGAAGGTGATATACAGCACATACTTACTAGAGATGAAAGGAATGCAGTATATATGGCCGATGCATACGCAAAGCTAACTTATAAACCTGGAGTGGTTGAAGGCCCAAGTGTAGGTTCAGTATATATGCTTCCTGGAGTTGCTGAAGCGTATAAGTCATCTACACCACTAATTATACTGACTACCGATACACCATTATATGGAGAGAAGGAGAATTATTTAACCGCATTAGATCAAACTTCTCTATTTAGACCAATAACTAAGGACACTATAACAGTATATAAAATTGAGGAATTACCTCACGCTATAAGAAGAGCATATAGATTAAGTACTAGCGGAAAACCTGGACCAGTCCACGTTAGAATACCCGGAGACGTTTTAGAAGGGACGTTAGAAGATAACGTTGAACTTAAAGCACAAAAGGAGTTCTCAAGATATCCGTCTCAAAGACCTTTAGCGGATCGTGAAATGATCAAGAAAGCTGTAGATTTGATTTTGAAGAGTGAAAGTCCAGTAATAATTTGCGGTCAAGGTACATTATATTCGATGGCGTGGGATGAGGTAATTGAATTCGCTGAGTTACTAGGAATTCCAGTAGGAACTACAATAACGGGAAAGGGTTGTATTCCAGAAACGCATCCATTATCAATAGGCGTAGTTGGCGGTAGAGGAGGTATGAGTTTTTCGAATAGTGTTGTAGAGAAATCAGATCTTGTAATTCTCATAGGGAGTAATACGGACTCAGCAAATACTTATAACTGGACAATACCATCAAGAGACAAAACCATAATTCACATTGACATAAGCGAGACAGAAGCAGGGAATAATTACGATAGTATAAACCTTATAGGCGATGCTAAAGCGACACTAAGGGAAATTATTAGTGAAATAAAGGGGAGTGAGAAAGGGATTAGCAAGAAAAACATTACTTTAGATAGAAGTGTATTCGAAGGTAGGCTTAGTGAGGAGAAAAGAGAAGTAGTAAACCCGTTACGTTTCATAAAGGAACTTTGGAATCTATCACCAGAAGACGCTATAATAATAGCAGATCCCGGCGTTGGAGCAATTTACGCTGCAGCCTTCTATAAGGCCAAGAGGGCTGGTAGGTATTTCATTTTTAACTATGGCTTAGGTGGTCTTGGCTACTCAATTCCAGCATCTGTAGGTGCTTATTTTGCAAAGCCTAACTCTTTAATTATTTCTCTATCTGGAGATGGGAGTTTCGGCTTTTCTGTTGGTGAGCTAGAAACTATAAGGAGAGTCAATGCTAACGTGGCTATAATTCTCTTTAATAATGGGGGTTACGGTTGGATAAGAGCTGAGATGAGGGCTAGGGGTAAGGACATTGTTGGAACTGATTTTTCAAGTCCAGATTACGTTAAGATTGCTGAAGGGTATGGATTATCTGCGTATAGGATAACCAATGATGACGAGATATCTGATACGTTAAAGAGGGCTATAAAGAATACTCCTTCTTTAGTTGAGGTTATTGTTGAGCCTGAGGATAAGTTTATCCCTCCAGTTATGCCTTGGAGTAAGAGATTTCTTTAA
- a CDS encoding YHS domain-containing protein → MMMSREGSLGQTKGEVKQALSNISEGLMKNYRNTVEFAARMREKGPAYKEAGEYLVAKGFWLAYRLIGALTGVSMDYLTPLDARIMSFKEFMTEWVGAQLKRLLEDYGVKLPWYWKWFELELDYWHHDFIIGLYTWRRTLNIAFRGPTPDERKWLNEKYPTWEKFFGRVWDLYIKKIIDGQIPLPLTAVHLCSVCQVPIQAPTIGKYLRIYLKEYKGKIYTFDSPACLWIFEQEPERYAGRRTYTQRVLEGMIQFTEEAYKDPKRLLDEVIWNMGQTEEGEAGLDPTDGAYALLYKEKDPDFFNRIKKYTEG, encoded by the coding sequence ATGATGATGAGTAGGGAAGGAAGTTTAGGCCAAACTAAAGGAGAAGTTAAGCAAGCCTTATCAAACATTTCAGAGGGGCTAATGAAAAATTATAGAAATACTGTTGAATTTGCTGCTAGAATGAGAGAAAAAGGCCCAGCATATAAGGAAGCAGGGGAATATTTAGTAGCGAAAGGATTCTGGCTAGCATATAGGTTAATAGGAGCTTTAACTGGAGTTTCGATGGATTACCTCACTCCACTAGACGCTAGAATAATGTCGTTCAAGGAATTTATGACAGAATGGGTAGGTGCACAATTAAAGAGATTACTAGAAGATTATGGGGTAAAATTACCTTGGTATTGGAAATGGTTTGAGTTAGAGTTAGACTATTGGCATCATGACTTTATTATAGGACTATACACGTGGAGAAGGACCTTAAATATTGCGTTTAGAGGACCAACACCGGATGAAAGAAAATGGTTAAATGAGAAATATCCAACCTGGGAGAAGTTTTTCGGAAGGGTTTGGGACTTATACATAAAGAAGATAATTGATGGGCAAATACCATTACCATTAACAGCAGTACATCTATGTTCAGTTTGTCAAGTACCAATACAAGCTCCAACCATTGGAAAGTACTTGAGAATCTACTTAAAAGAGTATAAGGGAAAGATATATACATTTGATAGCCCAGCTTGCTTATGGATTTTTGAACAAGAACCGGAAAGATATGCTGGAAGAAGGACCTACACGCAGAGAGTACTTGAGGGAATGATACAGTTTACTGAAGAGGCATACAAGGATCCAAAAAGATTACTGGATGAGGTAATATGGAATATGGGACAGACAGAGGAAGGTGAAGCTGGGCTTGATCCTACCGATGGTGCATATGCACTATTGTACAAAGAGAAAGATCCAGATTTCTTTAATAGGATAAAGAAGTATACGGAGGGGTAA
- a CDS encoding toluene hydroxylase, giving the protein MKPVPAEPRLPSRDEYYDLANRLEWTPKYVEEEELFPVDMSGVPNLPIDVWVELYDAPYKVTYREYVKNQKEKDQRLFSVREAGLRAELVKKLDKTYHQGSFCFHITAVPIPEYTAAIAEARMARFGKAGEWRNLSTFGSMDEVRHAQVQILLSHDNIQTNPKFAFAHKMFWVDGWLPIAARSFFDDTITGTNAIEFALLTTFAFETGFTNLQFVAYAAMANKTNDFVFSSATQSIQTDEARHAQIGHPVLKTFVDITKLNEEMEKKI; this is encoded by the coding sequence ATGAAACCAGTTCCTGCAGAACCTAGACTACCATCAAGAGACGAGTATTATGATTTAGCGAACAGGTTAGAGTGGACACCAAAATACGTAGAAGAAGAAGAGTTATTTCCAGTAGATATGAGTGGAGTACCGAATTTACCAATAGACGTATGGGTCGAACTATATGATGCCCCATACAAGGTGACATATAGAGAGTATGTAAAGAATCAAAAGGAGAAGGATCAAAGACTTTTCTCTGTGAGAGAGGCTGGATTAAGGGCAGAGTTAGTAAAGAAATTAGATAAGACTTACCATCAAGGCTCCTTCTGTTTCCACATTACTGCAGTTCCTATACCAGAATATACTGCGGCTATAGCCGAAGCAAGAATGGCAAGATTTGGGAAAGCTGGTGAATGGAGGAACTTGTCCACATTCGGTTCTATGGATGAGGTAAGGCACGCACAAGTACAAATCTTACTGTCTCATGATAATATACAAACTAATCCTAAGTTCGCTTTTGCGCATAAGATGTTCTGGGTTGACGGGTGGTTACCAATAGCAGCTAGGTCGTTCTTTGATGATACTATAACTGGTACAAATGCAATAGAATTTGCTTTATTAACGACCTTTGCATTTGAGACTGGATTTACTAATTTACAATTTGTAGCATATGCTGCTATGGCAAATAAAACTAATGACTTCGTGTTCTCCTCAGCAACTCAAAGTATACAGACTGATGAGGCTAGGCATGCGCAAATAGGGCACCCAGTTCTAAAGACTTTTGTTGATATAACAAAATTAAATGAAGAAATGGAAAAGAAAATTTAA
- a CDS encoding toluene monooxygenase — protein sequence MTRLEDLEWYKRYKQMFGAFKSGPEGDPFFRDYEYRGYKKVWSTWPMLERKLGRKKPSEYQIVTYALSYWADPRSPTYIYDKGPFELGTDHITQKWYKHFRDNSPFIKPLFERSEWHDYEDPYKLTYWTYNSMADDNETYLDKIYEEIVSTKYDWNLSEEVLELYKNVYDPLRYVFHIIQMESMYLGSMAPTSSIANVFIFMGMDHMRRVQRISQRVKMLDIVYPSLGFGKETRKTFEESPIFQPAREVLEKMLATYDVGEGLVAFNLAVKFVLDELILQHLTQQFSKMGDEMIRHIHMSFYNDTLRHRHQAQELFKYAFSKEPSLKDVIKPWLKDWQEKAFMATEGFRDVFKGEYDNVIKQIKKAHSEYLGGIGL from the coding sequence ATGACTAGATTAGAGGATTTGGAATGGTATAAAAGGTATAAACAAATGTTCGGGGCATTTAAGAGTGGTCCGGAAGGGGATCCATTTTTCAGAGATTACGAGTATAGAGGATACAAGAAGGTTTGGTCAACGTGGCCGATGCTGGAAAGAAAGCTAGGAAGGAAAAAGCCCTCAGAATATCAAATAGTTACATATGCATTATCGTACTGGGCTGATCCAAGATCCCCTACTTACATCTACGATAAAGGGCCATTTGAACTAGGGACAGATCACATAACCCAAAAATGGTATAAACACTTTAGAGACAACTCTCCATTCATTAAACCATTATTCGAGAGAAGTGAATGGCACGATTACGAAGATCCATACAAGCTGACATATTGGACATATAACTCAATGGCGGATGATAATGAAACCTATTTAGATAAGATATATGAGGAGATTGTAAGTACTAAATACGACTGGAACCTAAGTGAGGAAGTCCTAGAATTGTATAAGAATGTCTATGATCCATTAAGGTATGTATTCCATATTATACAAATGGAATCAATGTATCTAGGAAGCATGGCTCCTACGAGTTCTATAGCTAACGTTTTCATTTTCATGGGAATGGACCACATGAGGAGAGTCCAAAGAATTTCGCAAAGAGTAAAGATGCTCGATATCGTATATCCAAGCTTAGGATTCGGAAAGGAAACAAGAAAAACATTTGAGGAGAGTCCAATATTTCAGCCGGCAAGAGAAGTATTGGAGAAAATGTTAGCTACATATGATGTAGGAGAAGGCTTAGTAGCGTTTAACTTAGCAGTCAAATTCGTATTAGATGAACTAATACTCCAACATCTAACTCAACAATTCAGTAAAATGGGTGATGAGATGATAAGACACATTCATATGTCGTTCTATAATGATACGTTAAGGCATAGACATCAAGCTCAAGAACTGTTCAAATACGCATTCAGTAAGGAACCAAGCTTAAAGGACGTTATCAAACCTTGGTTGAAAGATTGGCAAGAGAAGGCATTTATGGCTACGGAGGGATTTAGAGATGTGTTCAAAGGAGAATATGACAATGTTATAAAACAAATCAAGAAGGCTCATAGTGAATATCTTGGAGGAATAGGATTATGA
- a CDS encoding MmoB/DmpM family protein, whose amino-acid sequence MSLELTLEAILDKYQIKDLSKLPQNMVGPVLMKDEFSYGVVEALALDNPNTFKGVVDRGSYIRIVGERELILNKSTLEEVLGREVRFPGEVEVRMSAFAGKITVRGDYIKWYLEL is encoded by the coding sequence ATGAGTTTGGAGTTAACTCTTGAAGCAATCTTAGATAAATATCAAATAAAAGATTTAAGTAAATTACCGCAGAATATGGTAGGCCCTGTGTTGATGAAAGACGAATTCAGCTATGGTGTAGTTGAGGCTTTAGCGCTTGATAATCCAAATACTTTTAAAGGTGTTGTTGATAGGGGTTCGTATATAAGAATAGTAGGTGAAAGGGAACTTATTTTAAACAAGAGTACGCTAGAGGAAGTGCTGGGTAGAGAGGTTAGATTTCCTGGAGAGGTTGAGGTAAGGATGAGTGCGTTTGCAGGAAAGATAACTGTTAGAGGGGATTACATAAAATGGTATTTAGAGTTGTGA
- a CDS encoding pirin family protein: MIRGIDGVIKGRNTMDGAGVKLYRVFGGPDTVDLTDPFLLLDFFGSNKVEEYINGFPWHPHRGIETVTLLFEGKVEHQDSLGNKGTIYPGQVQWMTAGSGIFHQEMPKPLEGIEIPKYNQDPFLVRGLQLWINLPSYKKMTQPVYRDVKSVPKEKFDFGEVSVLAGEFAGIEGPVKVKSDVDPSYIHVKLNGDMKLKVKEGYTVLAYVVDGSARFAPNSPEIGKGNLVIFTREGDEIKISGNASFIVLSGRPLNEPVAWYGPIVMNTEDQIVEAFEDLRKGTFIRHREVLFE; the protein is encoded by the coding sequence ATGATAAGAGGAATAGATGGTGTAATTAAAGGAAGAAATACGATGGATGGTGCAGGGGTTAAACTTTACAGAGTGTTTGGTGGACCAGATACTGTGGATTTAACGGATCCCTTCCTTTTACTGGACTTCTTCGGTTCAAATAAGGTTGAGGAGTATATTAATGGATTTCCTTGGCATCCGCATAGGGGAATTGAGACAGTGACATTACTATTTGAAGGAAAGGTGGAACACCAGGATAGTTTAGGTAATAAGGGAACAATTTATCCTGGTCAAGTTCAGTGGATGACAGCAGGGAGTGGAATATTTCACCAAGAAATGCCAAAGCCCTTAGAGGGTATAGAAATCCCTAAGTACAATCAAGATCCCTTCCTAGTAAGAGGATTACAGTTATGGATAAACTTACCATCTTACAAAAAGATGACACAGCCCGTATATAGGGATGTAAAAAGTGTTCCTAAGGAGAAGTTTGACTTTGGAGAAGTATCAGTTCTTGCGGGAGAATTCGCTGGAATTGAGGGACCAGTTAAAGTGAAGAGCGATGTTGATCCATCATACATTCACGTGAAATTAAATGGAGATATGAAATTAAAGGTAAAAGAAGGATATACTGTACTCGCCTATGTGGTTGATGGTAGTGCTAGGTTCGCTCCTAATTCTCCAGAAATAGGAAAGGGAAATCTAGTGATCTTCACTAGAGAAGGAGATGAGATTAAAATTAGCGGAAACGCTAGCTTTATTGTATTATCCGGAAGGCCTCTAAATGAGCCAGTAGCTTGGTATGGACCAATAGTTATGAATACTGAAGATCAAATAGTTGAAGCATTTGAAGATTTAAGGAAGGGTACTTTCATAAGACATAGAGAGGTACTATTTGAGTAA